One Solanum lycopersicum chromosome 4, SLM_r2.1 DNA window includes the following coding sequences:
- the LOC101247908 gene encoding probable helicase MAGATAMA 3 isoform X2 — translation MGSKGRALFDLNEPPAEDEQVNDGVLCLQPQRAVPSSSTNTSEFLASAVDPPRIVNNHAFSHASSVSGFQPFVRSKGAEASRAPEEHGSAGPSTSGGASLSKSSQEHTMKSLLQPDLNSLDMQVAEKEEGEWSDAEGSTYADKNCGFNDKSNTDVEKASQEKSAVESVSNSDKVGSVDNASHDNEKRNGENYNISSLELDRDTSDRKSNSSRNSETSSKADIAMDGQEDSGQVPKHREIRGVEASHALKCANNFGKRPKVDQQKEAMLGKKRSRQTMFLDLEDVKQAGSQKSIARRQNFPAPVTTRIVKESRNVPPPSEKNGEKHSQVLVKDVKQIDSTNEGNLPMESNDSRSESSADVNLAPLGRPRRLNSATDLTSEAQTPPLPRQSSWKHPTDQRQNRNSQLSGRKPALTSQNSMEPKLGAKKPPSKKQPIVSSPCQDTSVERLIREVTNEKFWQHPDEAELQCVPGQFESVEEYVKVFEPLLFEECRAQLYSTWEEMADTGTHVRVHIKNIERRERGWYDVILFPDCEWKWLFKEGDVAVLSTPRPGSVRSRRSGTSTFGDGDEPEISGRVAGTVRRHIPIDTRDPAGAILHFYVGDPYDTNSNIGSDHILRKLQPRGIWFLTVLGSLATTQREYVALHAFRRLNLQMQNAILQPSPEHFPKYEEQTPAMPDCFTPNFTDHLHRTFNEPQLAAIQWAATHTAAGTNGMTKRQDPWPFTLVQGPPGTGKTHTVWGMLNVIHLVQYQHYYTALLKKLAPESYKQNNENNSDNVVTGSIDEVLLSMDQNLFRTLPKLCPKPRMLVCAPSNAATDELLARVLDRGFIDGEMKVYRPDVARVGVDSQTRAAQAVSVERRTEQLLMKSRDEVYGWMHQLRAREAQLSQQIAGLQRELTVAAAAGRAQGSVGVDPDVLMARDQNRDTLLQNLAAVVENRDKILVEMSRLLILESRFRGGNNFNMEEARASLEASFANEAEIVFTTVSSSGRKLFSRLTHGFDMVVIDEAAQASEVGVLPPLSLGAARCVLVGDPQQLPATVISKAAGTLMYSRSLFERFQQAGCPTMLLSVQYRMHPQIRDFPSRYFYQGRLSDSESVVNLPDEVYYKDSLLKPYIFYDITHGRESHRGGSVSYQNTHEAQFCLRLYEHLQKTCKSLGVGKVTVGIITPYKLQLKCLQREFGDVLNSEEGKDIYINTVDAFQGQERDVIIMSCVRASGHGVGFVADIRRMNVALTRARRALWVMGNANSLVQSEDWAALIADAKTRKCYMDMDTLPKDFLLPKAASHAPPQTNMSNNRGLRSGLRHRIYDPHMEPRSGTPSEDDEKPNALYVRNGSYRPPKPSLDNSLNDFDQPADRSRDAWQNGIQRRQNTAGIGRRDL, via the exons ATGGGTTCTAAAGGAAGGGCGTTGTTTGATCTTAATGAACCCCCTGCTGAGGATGAGCAGGTTAATGATGGTGTCCTCTGTTTACAGCCTCAGAGAGCAGTTCCCTCTTCTAGTACCAACACTTCTGAGTTTTTGGCATCTGCTGTTGATCCTCCGAGGATAGTAAACAATCATGCATTTTCCCATGCCTCCTCCGTTTCAGGTTTTCAGCCCTTTGTTCGGTCAAAAGGTGCAGAGGCATCTAGAGCTCCTGAAGAACATGGGAGTGCTGGGCCCTCAACTTCGGGTGGTGCTTCATTATCTAAATCAAGTCAGGAACATACAATGAAGTCTTTGCTCCAGCCAGATCTTAACTCTCTTGATATGCAAGTGGCTGAAAAGGAAGAAGGTGAATGGTCTGATGCAGAGGGTTCAACATATGCAGATAAAAATTGTGGCTTCAATGATAAGTCGAATACTGATGTTGAGAAAGCTTCGCAGGAGAAATCAGCAGTTGAGTCGGTGAGCAACAGTGATAAAGTTGGTTCTGTTGATAATGCTTCTCATGATAACGAGAAAAGGAATGGTGAAAATTACAATATTTCTTCTTTAGAATTAGATCGTGATACAAGTGACAGGAAAAGTAATAGTAGCAGAAATTCTGAAACCAGTAGTAAAGCTGATATCGCCATGGATGGTCAGGAGGATTCTGGGCAGGTGCCAAAGCATAGAGAGATTAGAGGTGTTGAGGCAAGTCATGCATTGAAGTGTGCTAACAATTTTGGTAAGCGTCCTAAGGTTGACCAGCAGAAGGAAGCGATGCTGGGAAAGAAGCGCAGTAGGCAGACAATGTTTCTTGATTTGGAAGATGTGAAACAGGCAGGTTCTCAAAAAAGTATTGCTAGGCGACAAAATTTCCCAGCACCTGTTACAACTCGCATTGTGAAAGAGTCTCGTAATGTTCCTCCACCTTCTGAAAAGAATGGGGAAAAGCACAGTCAGGTACTTGTCAAAGATGTGAAACAAATTGATTCAACTAATGAAGGAAACTTGCCTATGGAATCTAATGATTCTAGATCTGAATCCAGTGCTGATGTGAACCTAGCACCTCTAGGTCGGCCACGACGGTTGAATAGTGCTACTGACCTCACGTCTGAGGCTCAAACACCACCTTTACCTAGACAGAGTTCTTGGAAACATCCCACAGATCAGAGGCAAAATAGAAATTCACAGTTATCTGGTAGGAAGCCTGCTCTGACCAGTCAAAATTCTATGGAACCAAAATTGGGAGCCAAAAAACCTCCATCCAAGAAGCAACCTATAGTAAGTAGCCCGTGTCAAGATACATCTGTAGAACGCCTTATTCGTGAGGTGACAAATGAGAAGTTTTGGCAACATCCAG ATGAAGCGGAGCTTCAGTGTGTACCTGGTCAGTTTGAATCTGTGGAAGAGTATGTTAAGGTGTTTGAACCCTTGCTCTTTGAGGAATGCCGGGCACAGCTGTACAGTACTTGGGAGGAGATGGCTGACACAGGAACCCATGTGAGGGtccatattaaaaatattgaacgACGAGAAAGAG GATGGTACGATGTAATCCTTTTTCCAGATTGTGAGTGGAAGTGGTTATTCAAAGAGGGAGATGTAGCAGTTCTCTCCACTCCACGTCCTGGATCAG TCCGATCACGGAGAAGTGGCACCTCAACATTTGGGGATGGTGATGAGCCTGAAATTAGTGGTCGTGTAGCTGGTACTGTGAGGCGACACATACCTATTGATACTCGAGACCCTGCCGGAGCCATCCTGCATTTCTATGTTGGAGATCCGTATGACACCAACAG CAATATTGGTAGTGATCACATACTGCGGAAACTGCAACCAAGAGGCATCTGGTTTCTGACTGTTCTGGGTTCTCTAGCTACCACCCAACGAGAATATGTAGCTTTACATGCATTTCGGCGTCTTAATCTACAG ATGCAAAATGCCATTCTTCAGCCAAGTCCGGAGCACTTCCCTAAGTATGAAGAGCAGACACCTGCAATGCCTGACTGTTTTACGCCAAACTTTACTGACCACTTGCACAGGACCTTTAATGAACCACAGTTAGCAGCAATCCAGTGGGCTGCAACGCATACAGCAGCTGGAACTAATGGTATGACAAAGAGGCAAGATCCATGGCCTTTTACTCTAGTTCAAGGGCCACCTGGTACAGGTAAAACACACACAGTGTGGGGAATGCTGAATGTCATCCATCTTGTTCAGTATCAGCACTATTACACAGCTTTGCTCAAGAAACTTGCTCCTGAAAGCTATAAGCAGAATAACGAGAATAACTCTGATAATGTTGTTACGGGATCCATTGATGAAGTCTTGCTAAGCATGGATCAGAATCTCTTCAGAACCCTCCCAAAGCTATGTCCAAAACCTAGAATGCTTGTCTGTGCTCCTTCAAATGCTGCTACTGACGAGCTTCTTGCACGTGTTCTTGATCGTGGATTCATTGATGGTGAGATGAAAGTTTATCGACCTGATGTTGCACGAGTTGGGGTGGATTCCCAAACGCGTGCCGCCCAAGCAGTTTCTGTGGAGAGGAGAACTGAACAGCTTTTGATGAAGAGTCGTGATGAAGTTTATGGGTGGATGCACCAGTTGAGAGCTCGTGAAGCTCAGTTGTCACAGCAGATAGCTGGCCTTCAAAGAGAACTGACAGTTGCTGCAGCTGCTGGTCGTGCACAGGGATCTGTTGGAGTTGACCCTGATGTTCTTATGGCTAGGGACCAAAATCGAGATACTCTATTGCAGAACCTTGCGGCAGTGGTTGAGAATAGAGATAAAATACTGGTGGAGATGTCCCGTCTTCTGATTTTGGAGAGTAGGTTCCGTGGTGGTAACAATTTCAACATGGAGGAAGCTCGTGCTAGTCTGGAGGCTAGTTTTGCCAATGAAGCTGAAATTGTCTTCACTACTGTCTCAAGTAGTGGGAGAAAATTATTCTCTCGTCTTACCCATGGTTTTGACATGGTAGTCATTGATGAAGCAGCCCAGGCCAGTGAAGTAGGAGTCCTTCCTCCTCTTTCTCTTGGTGCAGCACGATGTGTTCTTGTTGGGGATCCGCAGCAGCTTCCTGCTACAGTTATCAGCAAAGCAGCTGGAACTTTGATGTACAGTAGAAGCCTCTTTGAGAGGTTTCAGCAAGCAGGCTGCCCAACTATGTTGTTATCAGTGCAGTACAGGATGCACCCACAAATTAGGGATTTTCCTTCTAGGTACTTTTATCAAGGTCGTCTTAGTGATAGTGAAAGTGTTGTCAATCTGCCTGACGAAGTTTACTACAAAGACTCTTTACTAAAGCCTTACATCTTTTATGACATTACACATGGTCGGGAATCACATAGAGGTGGATCCGTTTCATATCAGAATACACATGAAGCACAGTTCTGTCTTCGTTTGTATGAGCATCTTCAAAAAACTTGTAAATCTCTTGGTGTTGGGAAGGTCACTGTAGGTATAATCACTCCATACAAGCTGCAACTTAAATGCCTCCAAAGGGAGTTCGGGGATGTTTTAAATTCTGAAGAAGGAAAGGACATTTACATAAATACTGTTGATGCTTTCCAGGGTCAAGAGCGTGATGTTATTATAATGTCATGTGTGCGTGCCTCAGGTCATGGAGTTGGGTTTGTTGCAGATATACGGCGAATGAACGTTGCTCTTACTCGTGCAAGACGAGCTCTTTGG GTAATGGGTAATGCCAATTCTCTGGTGCAATCAGAAGATTGGGCTGCATTGATTGCTGATGCCAAAACCAGAAAATGTTACATGGACATGGATACTTTGCCTAAGGACTTCTTGCTACCCAAGGCTGCTTCTCATGCTCCTCCACAGACCAATATGTCTAATAATCGAGGTTTAAGATCTGGGTTACGACATAGAATATATGATCCACACATGGAGCCCAGGTCAGGAACACCTTCAGAAGATGATGAAAAACCAAATGCATTATATGTAAGGAATGGAAGTTATAGGCCTCCTAAGCCCTCACTGGACAATTCGTTGAATGATTTTGATCAACCTGCTGATAGATCTAGAGATGCCTGGCAAAATGGTATACAGAGGAGGCAAAATACAGCTGGAATTGGGAGAAGAGACCTGTAA
- the LOC101247908 gene encoding probable helicase MAGATAMA 3 isoform X1 — protein MGSKGRALFDLNEPPAEDEQVNDGVLCLQPQRAVPSSSTNTSEFLASAVDPPRIVNNHAFSHASSVSGFQPFVRSKGAEASRAPEEHGSAGPSTSGGASLSKSSQEHTMKSLLQPDLNSLDMQVAEKEEGEWSDAEGSTYADKNCGFNDKSNTDVEKASQEKSAVESVSNSDKVGSVDNASHDNEKRNGENYNISSLELDRDTSDRKSNSSRNSETSSKADIAMDGQEDSGQVPKHREIRGVEASHALKCANNFGKRPKVDQQKEAMLGKKRSRQTMFLDLEDVKQAGSQKSIARRQNFPAPVTTRIVKESRNVPPPSEKNGEKHSQVLVKDVKQIDSTNEGNLPMESNDSRSESSADVNLAPLGRPRRLNSATDLTSEAQTPPLPRQSSWKHPTDQRQNRNSQLSGRKPALTSQNSMEPKLGAKKPPSKKQPIVSSPCQDTSVERLIREVTNEKFWQHPDEAELQCVPGQFESVEEYVKVFEPLLFEECRAQLYSTWEEMADTGTHVRVHIKNIERRERGWYDVILFPDCEWKWLFKEGDVAVLSTPRPGSAVRSRRSGTSTFGDGDEPEISGRVAGTVRRHIPIDTRDPAGAILHFYVGDPYDTNSNIGSDHILRKLQPRGIWFLTVLGSLATTQREYVALHAFRRLNLQMQNAILQPSPEHFPKYEEQTPAMPDCFTPNFTDHLHRTFNEPQLAAIQWAATHTAAGTNGMTKRQDPWPFTLVQGPPGTGKTHTVWGMLNVIHLVQYQHYYTALLKKLAPESYKQNNENNSDNVVTGSIDEVLLSMDQNLFRTLPKLCPKPRMLVCAPSNAATDELLARVLDRGFIDGEMKVYRPDVARVGVDSQTRAAQAVSVERRTEQLLMKSRDEVYGWMHQLRAREAQLSQQIAGLQRELTVAAAAGRAQGSVGVDPDVLMARDQNRDTLLQNLAAVVENRDKILVEMSRLLILESRFRGGNNFNMEEARASLEASFANEAEIVFTTVSSSGRKLFSRLTHGFDMVVIDEAAQASEVGVLPPLSLGAARCVLVGDPQQLPATVISKAAGTLMYSRSLFERFQQAGCPTMLLSVQYRMHPQIRDFPSRYFYQGRLSDSESVVNLPDEVYYKDSLLKPYIFYDITHGRESHRGGSVSYQNTHEAQFCLRLYEHLQKTCKSLGVGKVTVGIITPYKLQLKCLQREFGDVLNSEEGKDIYINTVDAFQGQERDVIIMSCVRASGHGVGFVADIRRMNVALTRARRALWVMGNANSLVQSEDWAALIADAKTRKCYMDMDTLPKDFLLPKAASHAPPQTNMSNNRGLRSGLRHRIYDPHMEPRSGTPSEDDEKPNALYVRNGSYRPPKPSLDNSLNDFDQPADRSRDAWQNGIQRRQNTAGIGRRDL, from the exons ATGGGTTCTAAAGGAAGGGCGTTGTTTGATCTTAATGAACCCCCTGCTGAGGATGAGCAGGTTAATGATGGTGTCCTCTGTTTACAGCCTCAGAGAGCAGTTCCCTCTTCTAGTACCAACACTTCTGAGTTTTTGGCATCTGCTGTTGATCCTCCGAGGATAGTAAACAATCATGCATTTTCCCATGCCTCCTCCGTTTCAGGTTTTCAGCCCTTTGTTCGGTCAAAAGGTGCAGAGGCATCTAGAGCTCCTGAAGAACATGGGAGTGCTGGGCCCTCAACTTCGGGTGGTGCTTCATTATCTAAATCAAGTCAGGAACATACAATGAAGTCTTTGCTCCAGCCAGATCTTAACTCTCTTGATATGCAAGTGGCTGAAAAGGAAGAAGGTGAATGGTCTGATGCAGAGGGTTCAACATATGCAGATAAAAATTGTGGCTTCAATGATAAGTCGAATACTGATGTTGAGAAAGCTTCGCAGGAGAAATCAGCAGTTGAGTCGGTGAGCAACAGTGATAAAGTTGGTTCTGTTGATAATGCTTCTCATGATAACGAGAAAAGGAATGGTGAAAATTACAATATTTCTTCTTTAGAATTAGATCGTGATACAAGTGACAGGAAAAGTAATAGTAGCAGAAATTCTGAAACCAGTAGTAAAGCTGATATCGCCATGGATGGTCAGGAGGATTCTGGGCAGGTGCCAAAGCATAGAGAGATTAGAGGTGTTGAGGCAAGTCATGCATTGAAGTGTGCTAACAATTTTGGTAAGCGTCCTAAGGTTGACCAGCAGAAGGAAGCGATGCTGGGAAAGAAGCGCAGTAGGCAGACAATGTTTCTTGATTTGGAAGATGTGAAACAGGCAGGTTCTCAAAAAAGTATTGCTAGGCGACAAAATTTCCCAGCACCTGTTACAACTCGCATTGTGAAAGAGTCTCGTAATGTTCCTCCACCTTCTGAAAAGAATGGGGAAAAGCACAGTCAGGTACTTGTCAAAGATGTGAAACAAATTGATTCAACTAATGAAGGAAACTTGCCTATGGAATCTAATGATTCTAGATCTGAATCCAGTGCTGATGTGAACCTAGCACCTCTAGGTCGGCCACGACGGTTGAATAGTGCTACTGACCTCACGTCTGAGGCTCAAACACCACCTTTACCTAGACAGAGTTCTTGGAAACATCCCACAGATCAGAGGCAAAATAGAAATTCACAGTTATCTGGTAGGAAGCCTGCTCTGACCAGTCAAAATTCTATGGAACCAAAATTGGGAGCCAAAAAACCTCCATCCAAGAAGCAACCTATAGTAAGTAGCCCGTGTCAAGATACATCTGTAGAACGCCTTATTCGTGAGGTGACAAATGAGAAGTTTTGGCAACATCCAG ATGAAGCGGAGCTTCAGTGTGTACCTGGTCAGTTTGAATCTGTGGAAGAGTATGTTAAGGTGTTTGAACCCTTGCTCTTTGAGGAATGCCGGGCACAGCTGTACAGTACTTGGGAGGAGATGGCTGACACAGGAACCCATGTGAGGGtccatattaaaaatattgaacgACGAGAAAGAG GATGGTACGATGTAATCCTTTTTCCAGATTGTGAGTGGAAGTGGTTATTCAAAGAGGGAGATGTAGCAGTTCTCTCCACTCCACGTCCTGGATCAG CAGTCCGATCACGGAGAAGTGGCACCTCAACATTTGGGGATGGTGATGAGCCTGAAATTAGTGGTCGTGTAGCTGGTACTGTGAGGCGACACATACCTATTGATACTCGAGACCCTGCCGGAGCCATCCTGCATTTCTATGTTGGAGATCCGTATGACACCAACAG CAATATTGGTAGTGATCACATACTGCGGAAACTGCAACCAAGAGGCATCTGGTTTCTGACTGTTCTGGGTTCTCTAGCTACCACCCAACGAGAATATGTAGCTTTACATGCATTTCGGCGTCTTAATCTACAG ATGCAAAATGCCATTCTTCAGCCAAGTCCGGAGCACTTCCCTAAGTATGAAGAGCAGACACCTGCAATGCCTGACTGTTTTACGCCAAACTTTACTGACCACTTGCACAGGACCTTTAATGAACCACAGTTAGCAGCAATCCAGTGGGCTGCAACGCATACAGCAGCTGGAACTAATGGTATGACAAAGAGGCAAGATCCATGGCCTTTTACTCTAGTTCAAGGGCCACCTGGTACAGGTAAAACACACACAGTGTGGGGAATGCTGAATGTCATCCATCTTGTTCAGTATCAGCACTATTACACAGCTTTGCTCAAGAAACTTGCTCCTGAAAGCTATAAGCAGAATAACGAGAATAACTCTGATAATGTTGTTACGGGATCCATTGATGAAGTCTTGCTAAGCATGGATCAGAATCTCTTCAGAACCCTCCCAAAGCTATGTCCAAAACCTAGAATGCTTGTCTGTGCTCCTTCAAATGCTGCTACTGACGAGCTTCTTGCACGTGTTCTTGATCGTGGATTCATTGATGGTGAGATGAAAGTTTATCGACCTGATGTTGCACGAGTTGGGGTGGATTCCCAAACGCGTGCCGCCCAAGCAGTTTCTGTGGAGAGGAGAACTGAACAGCTTTTGATGAAGAGTCGTGATGAAGTTTATGGGTGGATGCACCAGTTGAGAGCTCGTGAAGCTCAGTTGTCACAGCAGATAGCTGGCCTTCAAAGAGAACTGACAGTTGCTGCAGCTGCTGGTCGTGCACAGGGATCTGTTGGAGTTGACCCTGATGTTCTTATGGCTAGGGACCAAAATCGAGATACTCTATTGCAGAACCTTGCGGCAGTGGTTGAGAATAGAGATAAAATACTGGTGGAGATGTCCCGTCTTCTGATTTTGGAGAGTAGGTTCCGTGGTGGTAACAATTTCAACATGGAGGAAGCTCGTGCTAGTCTGGAGGCTAGTTTTGCCAATGAAGCTGAAATTGTCTTCACTACTGTCTCAAGTAGTGGGAGAAAATTATTCTCTCGTCTTACCCATGGTTTTGACATGGTAGTCATTGATGAAGCAGCCCAGGCCAGTGAAGTAGGAGTCCTTCCTCCTCTTTCTCTTGGTGCAGCACGATGTGTTCTTGTTGGGGATCCGCAGCAGCTTCCTGCTACAGTTATCAGCAAAGCAGCTGGAACTTTGATGTACAGTAGAAGCCTCTTTGAGAGGTTTCAGCAAGCAGGCTGCCCAACTATGTTGTTATCAGTGCAGTACAGGATGCACCCACAAATTAGGGATTTTCCTTCTAGGTACTTTTATCAAGGTCGTCTTAGTGATAGTGAAAGTGTTGTCAATCTGCCTGACGAAGTTTACTACAAAGACTCTTTACTAAAGCCTTACATCTTTTATGACATTACACATGGTCGGGAATCACATAGAGGTGGATCCGTTTCATATCAGAATACACATGAAGCACAGTTCTGTCTTCGTTTGTATGAGCATCTTCAAAAAACTTGTAAATCTCTTGGTGTTGGGAAGGTCACTGTAGGTATAATCACTCCATACAAGCTGCAACTTAAATGCCTCCAAAGGGAGTTCGGGGATGTTTTAAATTCTGAAGAAGGAAAGGACATTTACATAAATACTGTTGATGCTTTCCAGGGTCAAGAGCGTGATGTTATTATAATGTCATGTGTGCGTGCCTCAGGTCATGGAGTTGGGTTTGTTGCAGATATACGGCGAATGAACGTTGCTCTTACTCGTGCAAGACGAGCTCTTTGG GTAATGGGTAATGCCAATTCTCTGGTGCAATCAGAAGATTGGGCTGCATTGATTGCTGATGCCAAAACCAGAAAATGTTACATGGACATGGATACTTTGCCTAAGGACTTCTTGCTACCCAAGGCTGCTTCTCATGCTCCTCCACAGACCAATATGTCTAATAATCGAGGTTTAAGATCTGGGTTACGACATAGAATATATGATCCACACATGGAGCCCAGGTCAGGAACACCTTCAGAAGATGATGAAAAACCAAATGCATTATATGTAAGGAATGGAAGTTATAGGCCTCCTAAGCCCTCACTGGACAATTCGTTGAATGATTTTGATCAACCTGCTGATAGATCTAGAGATGCCTGGCAAAATGGTATACAGAGGAGGCAAAATACAGCTGGAATTGGGAGAAGAGACCTGTAA